The Flavobacteriales bacterium DNA segment GCAGCCCTCCAAGGATGATCGAAAGGCTGAGAGCAAGCCAGTAGGAGTTGACCTGGATAAGCGTTGGAACGTTGGTTCGGGCAAAGTCTTCCAGCCACGCCACACAGTCTGAGATCAGCCCCATTGGAGTGGAAAATTGAACGCCAAGCAATTGTAGGAATAACGTAATTAGAAGAAGTACGAGCAGCGAGAAACCGATACCTACGCTGAAAGAACTGAAGTAGGTAAGCAGATACTTCGCAAACGGATCTCTTCCTAAACGTTTTTTAGATAGCAGGTAAGATGAAACGATGACTGAAAAACGCAAGGCCACACCGAAACAGGCCACAGCCAGCCAGAAGTAAGGGAAAAGTCCCCTGAGGCCAGAAGCGGTAATGCTCTCTTTGCCATCCGCATCTTTGAAAAGGTCAAAGAGGTCATAGCCGAAATCCATGGAACCAAGAAGCATTTCTGACACCACATAGATTCCGCCACCGCCAAAGATGAGAATTGCAACCAGGGCCAAGTGCCAGTTATGCACCTCTTCCATTTCTCGATTCCAAATGCGTTTCAAGAGTACCTGTTCAATGGTTCGGACAACTATACCTTCAGCACGAAATTAAGAATGATGGTGAGCATTACGGATTCTTATAAGTCCACAGAACCTCTAAGGCTTGGTTCAAATGTCGTTCCTCATGCGTGACAATGATCTCGAATGCCTGTTCCAAGGTGTATACGATCTTTTCGTTGGCTGGCGAATGGATGACCTGACCGTTTTCAAGCAGGTCTTGACATGAGCGCAAAAATTCCTCAAAATGTTCCTGATGAGCAGAGAAACGGGCTATGACGTCCTGTTCAATACTTGAAGAACCCGGTTGCCAGATGGGAAAGGTCTTCATCTTTCGCTTGCGTTCGGGTTCCACCGAACCCAAGATCATCTTACCAAAGAAATTGCGGATGAATCCGAATCTGGATAGGAATCCGAGCTTCAGATTTCCCTTGCGAATCTTTTCAATGATGGGGTAGTACGATTCGTTCACCTGAAT contains these protein-coding regions:
- a CDS encoding DinB family protein; the protein is MSLEKTIKNWITRMNAVTNKVVDEFGNLSEEELNRKPNDETWSIAENLQHLIQVNESYYPIIEKIRKGNLKLGFLSRFGFIRNFFGKMILGSVEPERKRKMKTFPIWQPGSSSIEQDVIARFSAHQEHFEEFLRSCQDLLENGQVIHSPANEKIVYTLEQAFEIIVTHEERHLNQALEVLWTYKNP